The Burkholderia ambifaria AMMD genome has a segment encoding these proteins:
- a CDS encoding response regulator, producing the protein MRVLLVEDNPNLAQSLNDALTAARFAVDHMADGEAADHVLRTQDYALVILDLGLPKLDGLEVLRRLRARRNPVPVLILTAHGSVEDRVKGLDLGADDYLAKPFELTELEARARALIRRSLGHEHSRVECGPLSYDSIDRSFHLGGEPLSLTPRERSVLEVLILRNGRAINKETLSEKIFGLDESVNADAIEIYVYRLRKKLENTGVAIVTLRGLGYLLEAKAVE; encoded by the coding sequence ATGCGTGTGCTGCTCGTCGAAGACAACCCGAACCTGGCCCAGTCGCTGAACGACGCGCTGACCGCCGCGCGCTTCGCGGTCGATCACATGGCCGACGGCGAGGCGGCGGATCACGTGCTGCGCACCCAAGACTACGCGCTGGTGATCCTCGATCTCGGGCTGCCGAAGCTCGACGGGCTCGAGGTGCTGCGGCGGCTGCGCGCGCGCCGCAACCCGGTGCCGGTGCTGATCCTCACCGCGCACGGCTCGGTCGAGGACCGCGTGAAGGGGCTCGATCTCGGGGCCGACGATTATCTGGCGAAACCGTTCGAGCTGACCGAGCTGGAGGCGCGCGCCCGCGCGCTGATCCGGCGCAGCCTTGGCCACGAGCATTCGCGGGTCGAATGCGGGCCGCTTTCGTATGACAGTATCGACCGCAGCTTCCACCTCGGCGGCGAACCGCTGTCGCTCACGCCGCGCGAGCGCTCGGTGCTGGAAGTGCTGATCCTGCGCAACGGCCGCGCGATCAACAAGGAGACGCTGTCGGAGAAGATCTTCGGGCTCGACGAGTCGGTCAACGCGGATGCGATCGAGATCTACGTGTACCGGCTGCGCAAGAAGCTGGAGAACACCGGCGTCGCGATCGTCACGCTGCGCGGGCTGGGTTATTTGCTCGAAGCGAAGGCCGTGGAATGA
- a CDS encoding sensor histidine kinase produces MTRPNLRTQVALWLLLPLLGLLALDSWLTYQRAMSAAHVAFDRTLSSSLKLIREGVRLHEGEIEVDLPYLALEMFESGDGGKIYYLIRADNGHTITGYPDLPLPQGDGALFVTRYYDVVYRGDQLRMAALRVPVHDVPTAQTRIVWVMVGETIEARQALAREILVGSLLQEGLLVVLALGIVWLGVGRGLRPLNRLSATVAARSDGDPTPLDTGGMPSELAPLVESINQYIGRTQRMQVARRRFFADAAHQLKTPLAAVQAGVELALRPAEQPRVNVHLRRVNGAVRQAAKIVQQLLSLSRLDSDSGQAVAHQPVALHRLARSVTLDWSPVARSRDIDLGFEHEADVDVLGQPDLLGEMIGNLIDNAIRYSGDRAVITVRVSRDGEHARLDVIDNGPGIPASERDAVFERFHRGSKTQTVEGTGLGLSIVREIARVHQGSVTLADAHGGGLVVTVRLPAASHR; encoded by the coding sequence ATGACCCGCCCGAACCTGCGAACGCAGGTCGCGCTGTGGTTGCTGCTGCCGCTGCTCGGGCTGCTCGCGCTCGACTCGTGGCTCACGTACCAGCGCGCGATGAGCGCCGCGCACGTCGCGTTCGACCGCACGCTGTCGTCGTCGCTGAAGTTGATCCGCGAAGGCGTGCGCCTCCATGAAGGCGAGATCGAGGTCGACCTGCCGTATCTCGCGCTCGAGATGTTCGAGTCGGGCGACGGCGGCAAGATCTACTACCTGATCCGCGCGGACAACGGCCATACGATTACCGGCTATCCGGACCTGCCGCTGCCGCAGGGCGACGGCGCGCTGTTCGTCACGCGCTACTACGACGTCGTGTATCGCGGCGACCAGTTGCGCATGGCCGCGCTGCGCGTGCCGGTGCACGACGTGCCGACCGCGCAGACGCGCATCGTCTGGGTGATGGTCGGCGAGACGATCGAGGCGCGCCAGGCGCTCGCGCGCGAGATCCTGGTGGGCTCGCTGCTGCAAGAGGGGTTGCTCGTCGTGCTCGCGCTCGGGATCGTGTGGCTCGGCGTCGGGCGCGGGCTGCGGCCGCTGAACCGGCTGTCGGCGACGGTCGCCGCGCGCAGCGACGGCGATCCGACGCCGCTCGACACCGGCGGCATGCCGAGCGAGCTCGCGCCGCTCGTCGAGTCGATCAACCAGTACATCGGCCGCACGCAGCGGATGCAGGTCGCGCGGCGGCGCTTCTTCGCGGACGCGGCCCATCAGCTGAAGACGCCGCTCGCGGCCGTGCAGGCGGGCGTCGAGCTGGCGTTGCGACCGGCCGAGCAGCCGCGCGTGAACGTGCATCTGCGGCGCGTGAACGGCGCGGTGCGGCAGGCCGCGAAGATCGTCCAGCAACTGCTGTCGCTGTCGCGGCTCGATTCGGACAGCGGCCAGGCGGTCGCGCACCAGCCGGTCGCGCTGCACCGGCTCGCGCGCAGCGTGACGCTCGACTGGTCGCCCGTCGCGCGCTCGCGCGACATCGATCTCGGTTTCGAGCACGAGGCCGATGTCGACGTGCTCGGCCAACCGGACCTGCTCGGCGAAATGATCGGCAACCTGATCGACAACGCGATCCGCTACTCGGGCGACCGCGCGGTGATCACGGTGCGCGTGTCGCGCGACGGCGAGCATGCGCGGCTCGACGTGATCGACAACGGGCCGGGCATTCCGGCCAGCGAGCGTGACGCGGTGTTCGAACGCTTCCATCGCGGCAGCAAGACGCAGACGGTCGAGGGCACGGGGCTCGGGTTGTCGATCGTGCGGGAGATCGCGCGCGTGCATCAGGGCAGCGTGACGCTGGCCGATGCGCACGGCGGCGGGTTGGTGGTCACGGTGCGGTTGCCGGCGGCGAGCCATCGTTAG
- a CDS encoding quinone oxidoreductase family protein, with product MNGIGGRDMLEQVERTAPVARTGEALVEIAFAGVNFMDIGVRQGMAWTGWPNPKILGVEGAGRVLAVGDDVEGIEPGQRVAWVYAPGSYAEQIAIPATSLVPVPDTIDDRTAAAVMMQGLTASHFATDFYPVQPGDVAFVHAAAGGLGLLLTQIIKLRGGRVIGRVSSEDKVAAATEAGADHVIVDTGGRFAAKALRLTNGEGVHVVYDGSGPKTFQGSLDVLRRSGTFCWYGPVLGGPEPIDLMSLPRSVKIGYATFFDHIDTPELLRAHSARLFDWIAEGRLKVRIGGEYPLADAAHAHADMESRKSIGKLLLKP from the coding sequence ATGAACGGCATCGGCGGCCGCGACATGCTTGAGCAGGTCGAGCGGACCGCCCCGGTGGCGCGTACGGGCGAGGCGCTGGTCGAGATCGCCTTCGCGGGCGTCAACTTCATGGACATCGGCGTGCGACAGGGCATGGCCTGGACCGGGTGGCCCAACCCGAAGATTCTTGGCGTCGAAGGCGCGGGCCGGGTGCTGGCGGTCGGCGACGACGTCGAGGGCATCGAACCCGGCCAGCGCGTCGCGTGGGTCTACGCGCCCGGCAGCTATGCGGAGCAGATCGCGATCCCCGCCACGTCGCTGGTGCCGGTTCCGGACACGATCGACGATCGCACGGCCGCCGCCGTGATGATGCAGGGTCTCACCGCCAGCCATTTCGCGACCGACTTCTATCCCGTGCAGCCGGGCGACGTCGCTTTCGTCCACGCGGCTGCCGGCGGCCTGGGCCTGCTGTTGACGCAGATCATCAAGCTGCGAGGCGGCCGGGTAATCGGGCGCGTCTCGTCCGAAGACAAGGTCGCCGCGGCCACGGAAGCGGGCGCGGATCATGTGATCGTCGATACCGGCGGCCGGTTCGCCGCGAAGGCACTGCGCCTGACCAACGGCGAAGGCGTGCACGTCGTCTACGACGGCTCCGGGCCGAAGACCTTTCAGGGATCGCTCGACGTGCTGCGCCGCTCGGGCACCTTCTGCTGGTACGGTCCGGTGCTCGGCGGGCCGGAGCCGATCGACCTCATGAGCCTGCCGAGGAGCGTCAAGATCGGCTATGCGACCTTCTTCGATCATATCGACACGCCCGAACTGCTTCGCGCGCACTCGGCGCGGCTGTTCGACTGGATCGCGGAAGGCCGGCTCAAGGTGCGGATCGGCGGCGAATATCCGCTGGCGGACGCGGCGCACGCGCATGCCGACATGGAAAGCCGCAAGTCCATCGGCAAGCTGCTGCTGAAGCCGTGA
- a CDS encoding TetR/AcrR family transcriptional regulator, which produces MARPREFDTDAALDGAIAVFSEHGFEGSSAQMLVSAMGIGRQSLYAAFGDKWQLYLAAVRRYGMGECAAHFDALRSGARAIEGIDALLRRVVETAAQPCLGTISIYEFGASRPELAEIHAVLAHSLIAAIAARVRDAQREGDVAAGLVPEATAQFLIANITGIRVAGRGGADHASLTALADMTLRALR; this is translated from the coding sequence ATGGCAAGACCAAGGGAATTCGACACGGACGCAGCGCTTGACGGCGCGATCGCCGTTTTCAGCGAGCATGGGTTCGAGGGCAGCTCGGCCCAGATGCTCGTCAGCGCGATGGGCATCGGGCGGCAGAGTCTCTACGCGGCCTTCGGCGACAAATGGCAGCTTTATCTGGCGGCCGTGCGCCGTTACGGGATGGGCGAATGCGCTGCGCACTTCGACGCGCTGCGCAGCGGCGCACGCGCGATCGAAGGGATCGACGCGTTGCTTCGCCGCGTGGTCGAGACGGCCGCCCAGCCCTGTCTTGGCACGATTTCGATCTACGAATTCGGCGCGTCCCGCCCCGAGCTCGCGGAGATCCACGCGGTGCTGGCCCACAGCTTGATCGCCGCGATCGCGGCCCGGGTACGCGATGCGCAGCGCGAAGGCGACGTGGCCGCCGGCCTCGTCCCCGAAGCGACCGCCCAGTTCCTGATCGCGAACATCACTGGCATCCGCGTCGCCGGTCGCGGCGGCGCCGACCACGCGAGCCTGACCGCGTTGGCCGACATGACGCTGCGGGCGCTGCGGTAG
- a CDS encoding MOSC domain-containing protein — MPAISELFVYPIKSCAGVALPRAQLLETGLAYDRHWLITTPDGMMITQRTHPRLALIRTALDSDALVLNAPGMPEIRTPLDGDATPATPKMAATVWRDTVDAIDTGAETAAWLTEFLGVPLKLARFGADARRGCNRKWTGDVDTHTQFADGYPLLVIGQSSLDDLNAKLVAKGVPAIPMNRFRPNIVVSDLDAYEEDFLEHLDADGETPVRLRLVKLCTRCPVPTIDQVTGAPNPEWPHEPTDTMQTYRANPNYDNALTFGINAIVVEGAGAWLEVGQSVEAEIAFGD; from the coding sequence ATGCCAGCCATCTCCGAACTCTTCGTCTACCCGATCAAGTCCTGCGCCGGCGTCGCGCTGCCGCGGGCGCAACTGCTCGAAACGGGCCTCGCCTACGATCGCCACTGGCTGATCACCACCCCCGACGGGATGATGATCACGCAGCGCACGCACCCGCGCCTCGCGCTGATCCGCACCGCGCTCGACAGCGATGCGCTCGTACTGAACGCGCCGGGCATGCCGGAGATCCGCACGCCGCTCGACGGCGACGCGACGCCCGCCACCCCGAAGATGGCCGCGACCGTCTGGCGCGACACCGTCGACGCGATCGACACGGGCGCCGAAACCGCTGCATGGCTCACCGAATTCCTCGGCGTGCCGTTGAAGCTCGCGCGCTTCGGCGCGGATGCGCGCCGCGGCTGCAACCGCAAATGGACCGGCGACGTCGATACGCACACGCAGTTCGCGGACGGCTATCCGCTGCTCGTGATCGGCCAGTCGTCGCTCGACGACCTGAACGCGAAGCTCGTCGCGAAAGGCGTGCCGGCGATCCCGATGAATCGCTTCCGCCCGAACATCGTCGTGTCGGATCTCGACGCGTATGAAGAGGATTTCCTCGAGCATCTCGACGCCGACGGCGAGACGCCCGTGCGGCTGCGGCTCGTGAAGCTGTGCACGCGCTGCCCGGTGCCGACGATCGACCAGGTGACCGGGGCGCCGAACCCGGAATGGCCGCACGAGCCGACCGACACGATGCAGACCTATCGCGCGAACCCGAACTACGACAATGCGCTGACGTTCGGCATCAACGCGATCGTCGTCGAAGGCGCGGGCGCGTGGCTCGAGGTCGGGCAATCGGTCGAAGCGGAAATCGCGTTCGGCGACTGA
- a CDS encoding ABC transporter substrate-binding protein, whose protein sequence is MNPTRRHFLAQASALATTFTVAPAALHAQSGARPLLRAGDQKGGLRALLEAAGELNGLAYDIAWTEFPAAAPLAEALNAGAVDCGPIGDAPVIFALASGARIKVIAANRSDPYGTAVLVRPDATLKAAADLKGKRIGTTRGSIGHFVTLKALDAAGLPPDAVSFRFLPPADTMLALATGSIDAWATWEPYTALAETSGRARVLVDGRGLWSGLSYVAATDAAIASKRDVLRDFLQRVVRAQVWSYRHVDAYSAALARIIGIPPAAAKLQFERRNTRWQPIDATVIAAQQRTADFYLKAGLLRQPLDVRTTFDLGFALA, encoded by the coding sequence ATGAACCCGACCCGACGTCACTTCCTCGCGCAAGCAAGCGCTCTCGCCACCACCTTCACCGTCGCGCCGGCCGCGCTCCATGCGCAATCGGGCGCGCGGCCGCTGCTGCGGGCCGGCGACCAGAAAGGCGGGCTGCGCGCGCTGCTCGAAGCGGCCGGCGAGCTGAACGGCCTTGCGTACGACATCGCGTGGACCGAATTCCCGGCCGCCGCGCCGCTGGCCGAAGCGCTGAACGCGGGGGCCGTGGACTGCGGCCCGATCGGCGACGCGCCGGTGATCTTCGCGCTCGCGTCGGGCGCCCGCATCAAGGTGATCGCCGCGAACCGCTCCGACCCGTACGGCACCGCCGTGCTCGTGCGGCCCGACGCCACGCTGAAAGCCGCCGCCGATCTGAAAGGCAAGCGCATCGGCACCACGCGCGGCTCGATCGGCCATTTCGTCACGCTGAAGGCACTCGACGCGGCCGGCTTGCCACCGGACGCCGTATCGTTCCGCTTCCTGCCGCCGGCCGACACGATGCTTGCGCTCGCAACCGGATCGATTGATGCGTGGGCGACCTGGGAGCCGTATACGGCGCTCGCCGAAACGAGCGGCCGCGCGCGCGTGCTCGTCGACGGCCGCGGCCTGTGGTCGGGCCTCAGCTACGTCGCGGCAACCGACGCGGCGATCGCGTCGAAGCGCGACGTGTTGCGCGACTTCCTGCAACGTGTCGTGCGCGCGCAGGTCTGGTCGTACCGGCACGTCGACGCGTATTCCGCGGCGCTCGCGCGCATCATCGGCATCCCGCCGGCGGCCGCGAAGCTGCAGTTCGAGCGCCGCAACACGCGCTGGCAGCCGATCGACGCGACGGTGATCGCCGCACAGCAGCGCACGGCCGACTTCTATCTGAAAGCCGGGCTGCTGCGCCAGCCGCTGGACGTGCGCACGACGTTCGACCTCGGCTTTGCGCTCGCGTAA